Proteins found in one Mucilaginibacter inviolabilis genomic segment:
- a CDS encoding NAD(P)H-dependent glycerol-3-phosphate dehydrogenase, whose amino-acid sequence MQKNKKKIAVVGGGSWATANIKMLADNTTEKEIFWWMRNAQAVEHLHKFGHNPHYLSSVEIKLPKQNISVNLKEIIQHADIILLNVPAAFLKDALTGITPADLAGKKVVSAIKGIVPDENLIIGEFLNRKMGVSFDDFMVISGPCHAEEVALEKLSYLTIASGDTELAAEFAGMINTRYIKTIVSDDIYGTEYGAVLKNVYAIASGICHGVGYGDNFQAVLISNAIRELERFVDAVHPINRDIKESAYLGDLLVTAYSQFSRNRTFGNMIGKGYTVKSAQLEMNMIAEGYYAVNCLQEVNKQYNVDMPICNAVYAILYKKSPPVLEMNNLAEKLS is encoded by the coding sequence ATGCAAAAAAATAAAAAGAAGATCGCGGTTGTTGGCGGAGGGAGCTGGGCTACAGCCAATATTAAAATGCTGGCTGATAATACTACAGAAAAGGAAATTTTTTGGTGGATGCGGAATGCGCAGGCGGTTGAACATCTGCATAAATTTGGGCACAATCCGCATTATTTAAGTTCGGTTGAGATTAAATTGCCAAAACAAAATATCTCGGTAAACCTAAAAGAGATTATACAGCATGCGGATATTATTTTACTTAATGTACCAGCGGCATTTTTAAAAGATGCCCTGACCGGGATAACGCCAGCCGACCTGGCCGGGAAAAAAGTAGTGTCGGCCATAAAGGGGATAGTGCCCGATGAAAATCTGATCATTGGTGAGTTTTTAAACCGGAAGATGGGCGTTTCGTTTGATGATTTTATGGTGATCAGCGGCCCATGTCATGCTGAAGAAGTAGCCCTTGAAAAGCTCTCTTACCTCACTATAGCCTCTGGAGATACCGAGCTGGCTGCCGAATTTGCCGGGATGATCAATACCCGGTATATCAAAACCATTGTATCTGATGATATATATGGTACGGAGTATGGTGCGGTGTTAAAAAATGTATATGCCATTGCCAGTGGTATTTGTCATGGTGTGGGTTATGGCGATAATTTTCAGGCGGTGCTCATATCAAATGCGATAAGGGAACTGGAGCGCTTTGTTGATGCGGTGCACCCTATCAATAGAGATATCAAAGAGTCGGCTTACCTGGGCGATCTGCTGGTGACTGCTTACTCGCAATTTAGCCGCAACCGTACCTTTGGCAATATGATAGGTAAAGGATATACGGTAAAATCGGCCCAACTGGAAATGAATATGATAGCCGAAGGATATTATGCAGTAAATTGCCTACAAGAGGTGAATAAACAGTACAACGTAGATATGCCTATATGCAATGCTGTTTATGCCATTTTATATAAGAAAAGCCCCCCGGTATTGGAAATGAATAATTTGGCCGAAAAATTGAGTTGA